In Persicimonas caeni, a single window of DNA contains:
- a CDS encoding DUF4846 domain-containing protein codes for MRPPSFATIFALTALALGACDANAEPPVAAEPARASADEPRQTEGPSDSVDEPDPKPVTAASLRDAYPWLSGMDADLQVVPLSQRFNPPAGYSRVSVGEGSFAQFLRGLPVRVDRTGVLSYRGRRLSSPSAAIVAIDVGERNLQQCADSAIRLHAEYLWSRGEAQRLGYHFTSGDETRWEDWQKGERYVISGSKVERVRRGAVANSHAQFRRWLDTVFMYAGTRSLRFDSQPVAGPIAPGDFFVAPGSPGHAVIVLDVARNEDGHRVALLGQGFMPAQDLHVIRSRGDHVEDRVWFVLPKEGEKLATPSWRPFSRGQARRFE; via the coding sequence ATGCGCCCGCCCAGCTTTGCCACCATCTTCGCCCTCACCGCCCTGGCCCTCGGCGCGTGCGACGCCAACGCCGAGCCCCCCGTTGCCGCGGAGCCTGCGAGAGCCTCGGCCGACGAGCCGCGACAGACCGAAGGCCCGAGCGACTCGGTCGACGAGCCCGACCCGAAGCCGGTCACCGCAGCCAGCCTGCGCGACGCCTACCCGTGGCTCTCCGGGATGGACGCCGACCTGCAGGTCGTCCCGCTCTCGCAGCGCTTCAACCCGCCTGCAGGCTACAGTCGCGTGTCGGTCGGCGAGGGATCCTTCGCCCAGTTTTTGCGCGGCCTGCCCGTGCGCGTCGACCGCACCGGCGTCCTGTCATACCGCGGCCGGCGCCTGTCGAGCCCGTCGGCGGCCATCGTCGCCATCGACGTCGGCGAGCGAAACCTGCAGCAATGCGCCGACAGCGCCATTCGGCTGCACGCCGAGTACCTGTGGAGCCGCGGCGAGGCGCAGCGCCTGGGCTATCACTTCACCAGCGGCGACGAGACGCGCTGGGAGGACTGGCAAAAGGGGGAGCGCTACGTGATCTCGGGCTCGAAGGTCGAGCGGGTGCGCCGCGGCGCGGTGGCCAACTCGCACGCCCAGTTTCGCCGCTGGCTCGACACCGTCTTCATGTACGCCGGCACCCGCTCGCTGCGCTTCGACAGCCAGCCGGTCGCAGGCCCCATCGCCCCGGGCGACTTCTTCGTCGCCCCCGGCTCGCCGGGCCACGCGGTGATCGTGCTCGACGTCGCCCGCAACGAAGACGGACACCGCGTCGCCCTGCTCGGCCAGGGCTTTATGCCCGCGCAGGACCTGCACGTCATCCGCAGCCGCGGAGACCACGTCGAAGACCGCGTCTGGTTCGTGCTCCCCAAGGAGGGCGAAAAGCTCGCCACACCGTCGTGGCGGCCGTTCTCGCGGGGTCAGGCGAGGCGTTTCGAGTAG
- a CDS encoding 4Fe-4S dicluster domain-containing protein: protein MFGWFKKKTDDAEEESGYDRRQFLRGSFIREALTPEGLDDEPAEQAEQTEASDQPQPAHQSAHQPVDLLALLSQLDPHSSDRQLPPGVDKLRSRRRGSIPVLRPPGAVAEQDFLQLCTLCGACAEACPHDSIVGAPSRFREAAGSPMIDAFNTPCHMCDDAPCIAACEPGALRDDLPKKLGLAMLQQHSCLAYNNSFCSVCAERCPEEGAIEVERGKPRIVAENCTGCGICHSVCPAPVNAIMIMPNPNRPASD from the coding sequence ATGTTCGGATGGTTCAAAAAGAAGACCGACGACGCCGAAGAGGAGTCCGGCTACGACCGCCGGCAATTCTTGCGCGGCAGCTTCATCCGCGAAGCCCTCACCCCCGAGGGCCTCGACGACGAACCAGCCGAACAAGCCGAACAAACCGAGGCGTCCGACCAACCCCAGCCCGCCCACCAGTCCGCCCACCAGCCCGTCGACCTGCTCGCGCTGTTGAGCCAGCTCGACCCGCACAGCTCCGACCGGCAGTTGCCGCCGGGCGTCGACAAGCTGCGCTCGCGCCGGCGCGGCTCCATTCCGGTGCTGCGCCCGCCGGGCGCCGTGGCCGAGCAAGACTTCTTGCAGCTGTGCACCCTGTGCGGCGCCTGCGCCGAGGCCTGCCCGCACGACTCCATCGTGGGCGCCCCGTCTCGCTTCCGCGAGGCCGCGGGCTCGCCGATGATCGACGCGTTCAACACCCCGTGCCACATGTGCGACGACGCCCCGTGCATCGCCGCCTGCGAGCCGGGTGCCCTGCGCGACGACCTGCCCAAGAAGCTCGGCCTGGCAATGCTCCAGCAGCATAGCTGCCTGGCCTACAACAACAGCTTCTGCTCGGTCTGCGCCGAGCGCTGCCCCGAAGAGGGCGCCATCGAGGTCGAGCGCGGCAAGCCGCGCATCGTCGCCGAAAACTGCACCGGCTGCGGCATCTGCCACAGCGTGTGCCCGGCGCCTGTGAACGCGATCATGATCATGCCGAACCCGAATCGCCCAGCATCTGATTAA
- a CDS encoding diheme cytochrome c precursor produces MSTPNETPEPTGEPSASHKPIQLFLVVAIAVAFIGFFVGTRSSEYDPNDPTAVERAPGEAKPARTYTQILDDPLESNEHWEDSIAELAKERPDLYAEVKNSPEKLEQALRERAQNRAFAGAPPTVPHPVKQTGDLACASCHTDGLKVRGRTASPMSHEFLTNCTQCHVPSTSPGPNDPSITGTMTKENTFAGLQEPRGGDVAWEGAPPQTPHSTWMRSDCTSCHGPMSKEGMKSTHPWRQNCQQCHAPSSQLNQEMPPAMLDQPMPLARPQ; encoded by the coding sequence ATGTCCACCCCGAACGAGACCCCCGAGCCGACTGGGGAGCCGTCGGCGTCTCACAAGCCCATCCAGCTCTTTTTGGTGGTGGCGATCGCCGTGGCGTTCATCGGGTTCTTCGTGGGCACGCGCTCCTCGGAGTACGACCCGAACGATCCCACAGCCGTCGAGCGCGCGCCCGGCGAGGCAAAGCCGGCGCGCACCTACACCCAGATCTTGGACGATCCTCTGGAGTCGAACGAGCACTGGGAGGACAGCATCGCCGAGCTCGCCAAGGAGCGCCCGGACCTGTACGCCGAGGTCAAGAACTCGCCCGAGAAGCTCGAGCAGGCGCTGCGCGAGCGCGCCCAGAACCGCGCCTTCGCCGGCGCGCCGCCCACGGTGCCCCACCCGGTCAAGCAGACCGGTGATTTGGCCTGCGCCTCGTGCCACACCGACGGGCTGAAGGTCCGCGGCCGCACCGCTTCGCCGATGAGCCACGAGTTCTTGACCAACTGCACCCAGTGCCACGTCCCGTCGACGTCCCCCGGCCCGAACGACCCGTCGATCACCGGAACAATGACCAAGGAGAACACGTTTGCCGGACTCCAAGAGCCCCGCGGCGGCGACGTCGCCTGGGAGGGCGCGCCCCCGCAGACCCCGCACAGCACTTGGATGCGCAGCGACTGCACCAGCTGCCACGGCCCGATGAGCAAAGAGGGCATGAAGTCGACGCACCCTTGGCGGCAAAACTGCCAGCAGTGTCACGCGCCTTCGTCGCAGCTCAATCAGGAGATGCCGCCGGCGATGCTCGATCAACCGATGCCTCTGGCGCGGCCTCAGTGA
- the mobA gene encoding molybdenum cofactor guanylyltransferase, with the protein MKESTPSQPAVAIMAGGRSRRMGRDKAELELDGQTLLERAIDAAHTVSDTVLVIGRTGSRDDVRWLEDDEPGLGPIGGLKTALGHLDLPVVLVACDMPLLDADALRWLIGEFERGAGEHGLAATRDGQLEPLFSVYTPAVLPLVDAQIDKSRRSLRRLIEAGDFGRVEAPADVAGKLVNVNTPEDFDRLDF; encoded by the coding sequence GTGAAAGAATCCACGCCAAGCCAACCCGCCGTCGCCATCATGGCCGGAGGCCGGAGCCGACGCATGGGCCGCGACAAAGCCGAGCTCGAGCTCGACGGCCAGACGCTGCTCGAACGCGCGATCGACGCGGCGCACACGGTGTCTGACACCGTGTTGGTCATCGGCCGCACAGGTTCGCGCGACGACGTCCGATGGCTCGAGGACGACGAGCCCGGCCTCGGCCCCATCGGCGGGCTGAAGACCGCGCTCGGCCACCTCGACCTCCCTGTCGTGCTCGTCGCGTGCGATATGCCCCTGCTCGACGCCGACGCGTTGCGTTGGCTCATCGGCGAGTTCGAACGAGGCGCTGGAGAGCACGGACTCGCCGCGACCCGCGACGGCCAGCTCGAGCCGCTCTTTTCGGTCTATACGCCCGCCGTGCTCCCGCTCGTCGACGCCCAGATCGACAAAAGCCGGCGCTCACTGCGCCGGCTCATCGAAGCGGGGGATTTTGGGAGGGTCGAGGCTCCCGCGGACGTGGCGGGCAAGTTGGTGAATGTGAATACGCCCGAGGATTTCGATCGCCTCGATTTCTGA
- a CDS encoding EF-hand domain-containing protein: METSNQPQLPGVVRSARWLWRVGLVLALLAVTAMTVGCQREQVEDEEPVEAETVEPEAEEAEVAAAEEVEIEKAFTEPKENLEKQITGQAPVTEVVSERGFWVGHKDNKLFTVVAPDVSKDEMVEVNPGSVVNVTATLHTKDDAMNAVKGELDAKTRAALTEQDNVLVVADKGNVEVVSEPKAGADKKMLKVGGEEYGSFADYDADKNNLLTTRELTRGLEDREYFKEWDKNNDSKLDQKEFTNNMYTVFDADQNDRIEEKEFNVLTNNIDAVEDAEFDEWDDNDNNWLDNEEFAAQFDDADIFDAFDANDNDTVDYNEYGEGLAGVWDKNDDGFLMLDEFGFEEGVEVTLK, translated from the coding sequence ATGGAGACTTCGAACCAACCCCAATTGCCCGGCGTAGTTCGCAGCGCGCGATGGTTGTGGCGCGTCGGCCTGGTCTTGGCCCTGTTGGCGGTGACGGCGATGACCGTCGGTTGTCAGCGCGAGCAGGTCGAAGACGAAGAGCCCGTCGAGGCTGAGACCGTCGAGCCCGAGGCCGAAGAGGCTGAGGTCGCCGCCGCCGAAGAGGTCGAGATCGAGAAGGCCTTCACCGAGCCCAAAGAGAACCTCGAAAAGCAGATCACCGGACAGGCGCCGGTCACCGAGGTCGTCTCCGAGCGCGGCTTCTGGGTGGGACACAAGGACAACAAGCTCTTTACGGTGGTCGCCCCCGACGTCTCCAAAGATGAGATGGTCGAAGTCAACCCCGGCTCGGTCGTCAACGTGACCGCCACGCTGCACACCAAGGACGACGCCATGAACGCCGTCAAAGGCGAGCTCGACGCCAAGACCCGCGCCGCGCTCACCGAGCAGGACAACGTCTTGGTGGTCGCCGACAAGGGCAATGTCGAGGTGGTCAGCGAGCCCAAGGCGGGCGCCGACAAGAAGATGTTGAAGGTGGGCGGCGAGGAGTATGGCTCGTTTGCCGACTATGACGCCGACAAGAACAACTTGCTGACCACCCGCGAGCTGACCCGCGGCCTCGAGGACCGCGAGTACTTCAAAGAGTGGGACAAGAACAACGACTCGAAGCTCGACCAAAAAGAGTTCACCAACAACATGTATACGGTCTTCGACGCCGACCAAAACGACCGCATCGAAGAGAAGGAGTTTAACGTCCTGACCAATAACATCGACGCTGTCGAAGACGCCGAATTCGACGAGTGGGACGACAACGACAACAACTGGCTCGACAACGAAGAGTTCGCCGCGCAATTCGACGACGCGGACATCTTCGACGCCTTCGACGCCAACGACAACGACACCGTCGATTACAACGAGTACGGCGAAGGGCTCGCCGGCGTGTGGGATAAGAACGACGACGGGTTTTTGATGCTCGACGAGTTTGGGTTTGAGGAGGGTGTGGAGGTGACTTTGAAGTAG
- a CDS encoding M14 family metallopeptidase: MPFTPYAADDYVDFNYVEQFCRTLADEHPEWVELEVMGESRRGRPLLLLTLSAKETGPDGSERGGRPALWLDAGTHASEWTGVSAVLFTVSRWMERLLAGDEMLQGWFATHEVVIMPCISPDGVQAMFDGSPFIRSSLRPPREGEVRSGLDPCDIDGDGAVRMMRWKHPAGTFVEDPEWAPFMRPRTLDDEPEDAYFLCDEGEFINWDGVKWTSAPREFGIDLNRNFPGEWKPFSMFGMDAGNFPLSEPESRAVVDAFAAHPHLGCALTMHTYTGCILTQPYRKDTPLTKGDIDLMEQLAKDVVEGTDYKVFKVYPDFMYDPDQAIVGVWADTISSVFGVPGYTVELWDPLGHADLDVDKPIDFLMKPEPAKLQQLLAKFAEDEQNIEPWRTHEHPQLGQVEIGGIEYLRTIRNPPAACLSDECMKAFKMAERARRALPEVRAQVEVTELGPETHKVRLILENLGFLPTSGLEHGRKVGSSPSVSTRLDLGDGMTTHDSSEQKLDHLDGWGNLRTSAGKNPVYAGLPGRGHRQFAEWTVHGSGEVEIVWQAGRGGRGVERVELG; this comes from the coding sequence ATGCCGTTCACACCCTACGCCGCCGACGACTACGTCGACTTCAACTACGTCGAGCAATTCTGCCGCACGCTGGCCGACGAGCACCCCGAGTGGGTCGAGCTCGAGGTCATGGGCGAGTCGCGCCGCGGGCGCCCGCTCTTGCTGTTGACCCTGAGCGCCAAGGAGACCGGCCCCGACGGCTCCGAGCGCGGCGGGCGCCCGGCGCTGTGGCTCGACGCGGGCACCCACGCCAGCGAGTGGACCGGCGTCAGCGCGGTCCTGTTCACGGTGTCGCGCTGGATGGAGCGCCTGCTCGCCGGCGACGAGATGCTGCAGGGGTGGTTCGCCACCCACGAGGTCGTCATCATGCCGTGCATCTCGCCCGACGGCGTGCAGGCGATGTTCGACGGCTCGCCGTTTATCCGCTCGAGCCTGCGTCCGCCGCGCGAGGGTGAGGTGCGCTCGGGGCTCGACCCGTGCGATATCGACGGCGACGGGGCGGTGCGCATGATGCGCTGGAAGCACCCGGCCGGCACGTTCGTCGAGGACCCCGAGTGGGCGCCGTTCATGCGCCCGCGGACGCTGGACGACGAGCCCGAGGACGCCTATTTCCTGTGCGACGAGGGCGAGTTCATCAACTGGGACGGCGTCAAGTGGACGAGCGCGCCGCGTGAGTTCGGCATCGACCTGAACCGCAACTTCCCCGGTGAGTGGAAGCCGTTCTCGATGTTCGGCATGGACGCGGGCAATTTCCCGTTGAGCGAGCCCGAGTCGCGGGCGGTGGTCGACGCGTTCGCCGCCCACCCGCACCTTGGCTGCGCGCTCACGATGCACACCTACACGGGCTGCATCCTCACCCAGCCGTATCGCAAGGACACCCCGCTGACCAAAGGCGACATCGACCTGATGGAGCAGCTCGCCAAGGACGTCGTCGAGGGGACCGACTACAAGGTGTTCAAGGTCTACCCCGACTTCATGTACGACCCCGACCAGGCCATCGTGGGCGTGTGGGCGGACACCATCAGCAGCGTGTTCGGCGTGCCCGGCTACACCGTCGAGCTGTGGGACCCGCTGGGCCACGCCGACCTCGACGTCGACAAGCCCATCGACTTTTTGATGAAGCCCGAGCCCGCCAAGCTGCAGCAATTGTTGGCCAAATTCGCCGAGGACGAGCAGAATATCGAGCCGTGGCGCACCCACGAGCACCCGCAGCTCGGCCAGGTCGAGATCGGCGGCATCGAGTACCTGCGCACCATCCGAAACCCGCCGGCGGCGTGCTTGTCCGACGAGTGCATGAAGGCCTTCAAGATGGCCGAGCGCGCCCGCCGCGCCTTGCCTGAGGTTCGCGCTCAGGTCGAGGTGACCGAGCTCGGCCCCGAGACCCACAAGGTGCGTCTGATCCTCGAAAACCTGGGCTTTTTGCCCACCAGCGGCCTCGAGCACGGCCGCAAGGTCGGCTCGAGCCCGTCGGTCTCGACGCGCTTAGACCTCGGCGACGGCATGACCACCCACGACAGCTCCGAGCAAAAGCTCGACCACCTCGACGGGTGGGGCAACCTGCGCACGAGCGCGGGCAAGAACCCGGTGTACGCCGGCCTGCCAGGCCGCGGCCACCGGCAGTTTGCGGAGTGGACGGTGCATGGGTCGGGCGAGGTCGAGATTGTGTGGCAGGCGGGCAGGGGAGGGCGGGGTGTGGAGAGGGTGGAGCTTGGTTGA